A genome region from Anolis carolinensis isolate JA03-04 chromosome 6, rAnoCar3.1.pri, whole genome shotgun sequence includes the following:
- the LOC103279236 gene encoding large ribosomal subunit protein mL40-like encodes MSAFGFARFGAGGAYSSSQLIWNIQHPANHWQSSLLGLRAALPMRAEPKKKKKVDPKRELAIRDRMKKKIKKLEKAPQELIPIEDFVTPFRFMDERKVRAISPLPFEESEKRALLLKKWVVYKQVQHKAEMEAARSLVEAQEEALKELCLESEELYQAAVWRDEWLFPFERQEPTHTPPVPKYEALEGRCNDITKVYTQ; translated from the coding sequence ATGTCGGCCTTTGGTTTCGCTCGGTTCGGGGCGGGAGGCGCTTACTCGAGTTCTCAATTAATCTGGAACATTCAGCATCCAGCAAACCACTGGCAGTCATCACTTCTCGGACTGAGGGCTGCTCTCCCCATGAGAGCAGaaccaaagaaaaagaagaaggtggATCCAAAGAGAGAACTTGCCATTAGGGACCGGATGAAGAAAAagattaaaaaattggaaaaggcTCCTCAGGAATTGATTCCCATTGAAGACTTTGTAACACCATTCCGATTCATGGATGAAAGAAAAGTGCGAGCCATCTCTCCCCTGCCTTTTGAGGAGAGCGAAAAGCGAGCATTGCTTTTGAAGAAGTGGGTGGTATACAAGCAAGTGCAGCACAAGGCAGAGATGGAGGCAGCCAGGTCCCTGGTGGAGGCCCAAGAAGAGGCCTTAAAAGAACTGTGCCTCGAATCGGAGGAGCTGTATCAGGCAGCTGTTTGGCGGGATGAATGGCTGTTCCCTTTTGAGAGGCAGGAGCCAACCCACACACCGCCAGTGCCAAAGTATGAGGCTCTTGAAGGGAGGTGTAATGACATCACTAAAGTTTATACCCAGTGA